Part of the Kitasatospora sp. NBC_00374 genome is shown below.
CGCCAGGAGCGCTCGACCCAGCGGCGCCCGGCCTCGCCCATCCGGCGCCGCAGCGCCTCGTCCTGCAGCAGCCGGACGATCCGCTCGGCCGTCACCTCGGCGGAGCGGCCCGGGACGACGTACCCGCTCTCGCCCTCCAGCACCGCGTCCGGCGCGCCGCCCGAGTCGCCGGCGACCACCGGCAGCCCGGTCGCCGAGGCCTCCAGGTAGACGATGCCGAGGCCCTCCACGTCCAGACCGCCGCGCCTGGTCCGGCAGGGCATCGCGAAGACGTCGCCCGCGCCGTAGTGGGCCGGCAGCTCCTCCCAGGGCACCGCGCCGGTGAAGCGCACAGACGCCCGCACCCCGGTGGCGTCCGCCAGCTTCTCCAGCTCCCCCCGGTACGGGCCGCCGCCGACGATCAGCAGCACCGCGTCCGGGACCTCCGCCAGGATCTGCGGCATCGCCGCGATCAGGGTGTCCTGCCCCTTGCGCGGCACCAGCCGCGAGACGCAGACGACCACCGGACGGTCGGTGAGGCCGAGCCGCTCGCGGATCGCGGCCCCGCCGGAGTCCGGGCGGAAGGTCTGCTCGTCGACGCCGGGCGGCAGCTGCACCATCCGATCGGCCACCTGCGGGCCGACCGCGGCGGCGATCCGGGAGCGGGTGTACTCACCGAGGTAGGTGAGGGTGTCGGTGCCCGCCCCGATCCGGCGCAGCAGCTGCCGGGAGCCGGGCAGCTGGGCCCAGGCGGCCTCGTGCCCGTGGGTCATCCCGAGCAGCCGGTCCGCCCCGGCCCGGCGCAGCGCCGGGGCCATCAGCCCGAGCGGCGCGGCCGCGCCGAACCACACCGAGCTGCAGCCCTCGGCCTTGAGGATCTCGGCGGCCCGCCGGGTCACCCGCGGGGTGGGGACCATCATCTTCGTCCGGTCGCGGATCACCGGGAAGGGTTGCTCCGCGTCGAACTTCGCCACCTCGCTGCCGTCCCGCCAGGTCGAGGCGTAGACCACAATGCTGCCCGCCGGCTGGCGGACGGCCATATTGTGGACGAAGGCCTGGATGCCGCCGGGCCGGGGCGGGAAGTCGTTGGTGACGATCAGGGTCTTGTGCATTGCCACGGCTCGCTCGGTCGGGGGGTGCTCGGTGTACCGCTCACTGATCCGTACCATAGGTCAACACCCCGGCGCGTCGGGAACGAAGCATGCCCGCGCAACCGTTTTCGCTCGGGGTCGGTCCTAGCAGGTGGGCCCGGGGGAAGCAGGCAGTGCGCACCGCGGTGCGGAGCCCTTCCGGGCGTCCGTCCCGTGGTGTCCGCCTGTGACGTGTGTGACGAACGAAGGAGAGTCGTGGAGTTGGCCCCGGTCGGCAGAGCCGAGCGCAGCGCCGGCAGCACCGCGCTGCCCCCTTCGACTCCGACCCCGGCCGGCGGGGCCCTGTGGGGCCTGGGCGCCGGCTGGATCGCCACCCGGGTGCTGATCGTGCTGATGGTCCTGGGCATCCTCAGGATCTCCAACGCCGACGTCAGCACCGACGTCTCGGTGATCTACCACGGCTGGTTCGAGGTCCTGCGCACCGGCACCTTCCCGCTCGACGACGTGACCTGGCAGTACCCGCCCGGCGCGGCCCTGGTGATCATGCTTCCCGGCGTGCTGCCCTGGTCGTACCTGGTCTCCTTCTTCGTCCTGTGCGGGCTGTTCGACCTGCTGACCATGGGCCTGCTGATGCGGGTCGGCGCCCGCAGGGGCCGCAGCTTCACCGGCGCCTGGATGTGGGTGGTCGGCGTGCCGCTGCTCGGCCCGACGGTCTACTGCCGGTACGACATCATCGTGACCGCGATCACGGTCGTCGGGCTGCTGGCCGTGATGCGCAGGCCGGCGCTCGGCGGCCTGCTGCTCGGCCTGGGCGCCCTGATCAAGGTCTGGCCGGTGCTGGCCCTGACCGGCACCCCGCGCGGGCGCCGGACGAGACGTTCCTGGACGGCCACCGTCGCCACCGCCGCGGCGCTCGGCTTCCTGCTCACCGCCGGGATGAACGGCGCGTTCGACTTCCTGAAGTTCCAGAAGGAGCGCGGGATCGAGATCGAGTCCCTGGGCGCCCTTCCGCTGCACTTCGCCCGGCTGTTCGGCAGCTGGGACGGCCAGGTGACGATGAACTACGGCGCCCAGGAGATGCTCGGCCCCTGGGTGCCGGTGATCGCCAAACTGTCACTGGCGGGCACCGCGATCGGCTTCGGCTGGCTGCTGGTCTGGCGGCTGCGGGCCACCCGCTGGCAGGCCGCGACCCCGTTCGACGCGGCCCTGGCCGCGCTGCTGGTGTTCACCGTGACCAGCCGGGTGATCAGCCCGCAGTACATGATCTGGCTGATCGGCCTGGCCGCGGTCTGCCTGACCGTCCGGGGCACCAGCCAGAAGCCGGTGGCCGTGCTGATCCTGGTCGCCGCCGTGCTCACCACGCTGGAGTTCCCGCTGCTCTTCGGCCAGGTGCAGCGGAGCCAGGCCCTCGGCGTCGCCGTGATCAGCGCGCGGAACCTGACGCTGCTGGCGGCCACCCTGATCTCCTGCCGCCGCCTGTGGCGGTCCACCCGGCGGGTCGAGCCGGCCACCACGGTGGTGCTGCCGACCGCCGAGCCCACCCCCGTGGGCTACCCGGTCCGGCCCGGCATCGCGTACGAGCAGGCCCTGCTGGACGGGCTCGACCAGCCGGTCGGGCGTGGCACGGCCTCCTGATCCGGGCTTCGAACTGAAACTTGCTGCAAAGTCTTGCAGCGGCGGGTTTCCCCTGACACCATCGGGAGCCGTCCGGCCCGCCGTCCAGCCCTGGGGGATGCCACATGTCCGAGTACGAGGTCCTGGTCGTCGGTGGAGTCGGTGTGGACACCATCGTCCGGGTCGACCGGATGGAGCTGCCGGACAGCGACTCGGTGCACGTCCCCCCGGTCCACGACTACGTCGGCCACACCGGCAACGGCGTGGCGCTGGGCTGCCACACCCTGGGCCTGCGGACCAAGTTCATCGACTTCCTGGGTGACGACCCGCAGGGCGCCCTGGTGCTGGCGGCCTACCGCCGGCACGGCCTGGACTTCAGCCACCTGGTCTCCCCCGCCGGCACCCCGCGCGGGGTCAACCTGGTCGACGCCGCCGGCCGGCGGCTGTCCTTCTACGACGGCCGCCACCCCGCCGGGCTCCGACTGCCCCGGGAGTTCTGGCTCCCGTTCCTGGAGCGGGCCGGCCATGTGCACCTGTCGATCACCGGCGTCAACCGCGACCTCTACCCCGACATCCGCCGCCTGGGCCTCAGCTGCTCCACCGACCTGCACGCCTGGGACGGCGCCAACGACCACCACCGCTTCTACGCCCTCAACTCCGACCTGGTCTTCCTCTCCACGGCCGGCTGCCGGGGGCGGCACGAGGAGGTCATGCGCACGGTGCTGGCCGAGGGCCGGGCCGAGCTGGTGGTCGCCACCGCGGGCGAGCACGGCAGCTACCTGCTCACCCGGGAACAGGACGAGGTCCGGCACTTCCCGCCGGCCGACCCGGGGCTGCCGATCGTGGACAGCAACGGCGCGGGCGACGCCTTCGTCACCGGCTTCCTCGCCGGCCGGCTGGCCGGGCACCCGCCGGAGGCCTGCATGCGGGCCGGCGCGGTGGCCGGCGCGTACGCCTGCACCCGCGCGGGCACCCACACCGCGCTGATCGGCCCGGAGCCGCTCGCGGCCGCCCTGGCGGCGGAGCAGCCCGACCGCGCCCTGACCGAGCACCCCTAGCCGAGCCGGGCCGCCTCCGCAGTCCAGCGCGCGGTGAACTCCGCCGCGCCGATCCCGAGCCGCCCGCGCAGCAGCCGGTCCAGCACCGCGTCGGCGCTCTCCCCCGCGGCGGGCCGGCCCGCCGCGCCGACGTCCCGGTAGAGCCCCACCAGGGTCCGCTCCCCGAAGTCTCGGGCGATCAGGTCGCAGGCCAGCCAGGAGAGCTCGTACGCCTGGCCGATCCGGTCGGCGCCGGCCGTGAAGTCGGCGTCGGAGGGCAGCACCGCGGGCATCCGGCCGGCGGTCACCTCCTGGGCCAGCGCCGGGGCGATCTGCCGGGCGGTGCGCCCGGAGCCGAGGTAGGCGGTGTGGTCGGCGACGCCCTCGGAGAGCCACATCGGGGTCCAGCCGCGGGTGTCGGCCCGGGTCGCGACATGAGTGGCCTCGTGGGTGATGACGACCCGCCGGCCCAGCTCGCTGAGGCCCCGGTACGCCTCCGGGTTGACCACGATCCGGTCCGCCGGGGTGTGCTCCGGGGCGCCGCCGGCGGCGACCGTCACGGCGGCGATGCCCTGGTAGGGCTCCGGCCGGACGTCCAGCAGGGCGGCGAACTCCAGTTCGGTGGCGGGGAGCTGGAGCAGCAGCCGGCCGGGCCAGGCGTCCCCCCAGACCGCCTCGACGGCCGGCACCGCCTGGTCCGCCCGGCCGGCCAGCCCCGCCAGGTCCTGGTCCGCCCCCAGCCCGAGCACCAGGCAGCGGCTGCCGCGCACGGCCTTCACCCGGCCCAGGTCCCACAGGGCCGGGGCGCCGACCGGCTCGTCCGAGACCAGCCGCCAGCCCTCGGCCAGCCGGACCAGCTCCAGGCGCCGGTTCAGCACCGCCGGGTACTGGTCGAGGTCGGTCAGCCGGTGGCCGAGCTCGGCCGCGACGGAGATCCGGTCGGCGCCGGCCGGCGGTTCCGTGAACGAGGTCAGCCGGTAGGAGAGCGCGGCGAGCGGCACCTGCGCCATCCGGTCCAGCAGCTCCTGCTGGACCGGGCGGGCCGCCGGGGCGGTGCCCGCCGCCAGCGCCGCGCCGTCCCGCCCGACCAGGGCAGCGGCCCTGGCCGCGAGCAGTTCCTCGACCACCGGCCGCAGCAGGGCGGCGGCGGGCGGCCCGGCAGCGGCGGTCGGGCGCGGCGGACGCAGCAACGGGAGCGAGAGCTGGGCCACCCCGGCCCCGGCCAGCAGCAGCGCGGCGCGCCGGGACAGCACCGGACGCCCCGCCCCGGGCTCGGGGGGCAGGTTCGTCACCAGCTGTTCCGGCTCGCTGCTCAGACCCGTACCACCCCGGCGACGGGCATCGCGTTGACGCTCTCGTAGCGGACCTGGGCACCCGGGTACGGCGCGTGCACCACCACGCCGCCGCCGGCGTACATGCCGACGTGGTGCATGTCCTTGTAGAAGATCACCAGGTCTCCGGGCCGTGCTTCGCCGAGGCTGATCCGCTGCCCCGCGTAGGCCTGGGCCTGCGAGGTCCGCGGCAGGGTCACTCCGGCCTGCCGCCAGCTCCAGTACATCAGACCCGAGCAGTCGAACGCGCGGGGGCCGGTCGATCCGTAGACGTACGGCGAGCCGATCTTGCTGACGGCGGCGGCCAGCGCGGCGGCGGCCCGGCCGGAGGAGGGCGGCAGATCGCCGAGGTCGAGGCGGTCGGTGCCGCGGGTGGCCCGCTGCTCGGCGGCCCTGGCGTCGTCGGCCACCATCCGGGCCCGCTCGACCGCGCCGAGGCTGCTCAGCAGCCGCTGGGCCTTGAGCAGCCGCTGGCGGACCTCCGACTTGCTCTCGGCCAGCGAGCGGCGCACCTCCTCCAGCTCGGCCAGCTTGGCGGTGGCCTCGTCGCGGCGCTGGTCCAGCCGGCGCTGGCGGTCCAGCACCTGGCGCAGGGTGTCGTTCTGCCGGGCCGTGGCCTGGTCGAGCGCGCGGGCCCGGGCCAGGTAGGCGGCGGGGTCGGAGTCCAGCATCAGCCGCACCCCCGGGTTCATCACGCCCGAGCGGTACTGGGCACCGGCCAGTGCGCCGAGGTCCTGGCGCAGCCGGTTGAGCTCCTCCTGGCCGCCCGCGATCTGGCTCTGCAGCGCGGCGGCCTCGGTCTGCAGGCGCCGCTGGCACTCCTGGGCCGCGTTGTATCGCTCCGAGGCCTGCTCGGCCTCGTCGTAGAGCTGGTCGACCTGGGCCTTGACGTCCTTCTTGGCGATCGGCTCGGCCGGCGGGCCGGGAAGGGCCTGGGCGCTGCCCGCGACCGTCACTCCCAGCGCCGTGGTGGCCGCGGCCGTGACGGCCAGTGCGCGGGCGAGCCGCCGGACGCCTGGCAGTTGGGGACGGCGGTGCACGGTCATGCTTCGGCGACTCCGTTCCTGCGGCCGGGCCACCGCCGCCGCCCGGGGGTGGGCGGCCGTCCGTGCGGAGGTCCGGGGGCAGACGTTAGCGAGTCATGGCGAGCTAGTCCAAACCCCTCCAGTAGCGAATATTTGACCACTAATCGGACAGCTGCCCCATCGCGCGGTCCCGCCGCAGGCCGGCGGCCACAACGCCACCGGCCCGGCCCTCACGGGGAGGGCCGGGCCGGTGGACGGAGGTGAGGCGAGGTCAGGGCCGCACGATCGCGTTGATCGACGCCATGGTGGCCGACTCGTAGCGGACCACGGCACCGGTGTGCGGCGCGTGGATGACCTGCCCGTTGCCGACGTACAGCGCGACGTGGCTGGCGTCGCTCTTGTAGATGATCAGGTCGCCCGGCTGGGCGTTGGCGATGTTGGTACCGACGTTGGTGCCGGCGCCCCGCTGGTCCTGCGAGGTCCGCGGCAGCGACACGCCGGCCTGCGCGTAGGCCCACTTCATGAGGCCGGAGCAGTCGAAGCTGCTCGGGCCGGCCGCACCGTAGGAGTACGGGCTGCCGAGCTTGGACTGGGCGGCCGCGATCGCGGCGGCGGCGTGCGTACCGGCCGGCACGTTGACGGCCACGTCGGTGCGGGCCGAGTCGCGGGAGGCCCGCTCGGTGCTCGGGGCGGCGGCGGTGGCCTTGGCCTTGGCCTCCGCGGCGGCCTTGGCCTCGGCGGCGGCGAGCTCGTCGCGCTCCTTCTGGGAGAGCGACTCCAGCAGGGCCGTCGCCTTGGCGATCTTGGCCTGGACCTCCTCCTTGTCGGCCTTGAGCCGCTTGGTGGTGGCGTCCAGCTCGGCGAGCTTCTGCTCGGCCTCGTGCTTCTGCTGGTCGAGCTTGCCCTGCTCGTCCTTGAAGGCCTTGAGCACGTCGGCCTGCGAGCTGCCGACCTGGTTCATCGCGCCGGCCTGGTTGAGGAAGGAGTCCGGGCTGGCCGAGAGCATCAGCTGCACGGTCTGCGGGATCCCGCCGGTGCGGTACTGCTCGGCGGCGATCTCACCCAGGCTGCCCTGAATGGTGCTCACCTGGGCCTGCTGCCGGGCGACCTGGTCCTGGATCTGGGAGACCTGCTTCTGCAGGTTCTGCTCCTTCTCGACCGCGGCGTTGAACTCCTCGGTCTTGACCTCGGCCTGCTCGTTGAGAGCGTCGACCTGAGCCTTGACCTGGTCCTTGGTCGGGGCCGGGTCGGCGTGCGCGCCGGACTGCGACGAGAGCGCCACGGCGGTGGCGGCAGCGGCGGTCAGAATCGAGACACGGGCCCGGCCGGCGGGCTTGGGACGACGATGGGACGCCACGAAGGCGGACTCCTTCTTCCTCACACCGCCTACCGGGTGAGCTGACGGGTTCGGGCCGGAAGACACGCCCTACAACGCCTCACCGACTGCCCGTCAGGCACGCGGACCACGTCCGCGCACCGCTCCGGCGGTCGACCTGGCGCCGATTCACCCCGAGGAACGTGGTTCCCCGGCTCCGATACGCAGCACCCCGACAGGGGCTTCCCCGTGGGCAGTCAGGCTGCCCAGCTGCTTCTCGGACTCGGCGGCGACCACCGTTGCCACCCGGCTGGGTGGACGACTGGGCGGCGGTCCGTGACCTGACCCTAGTAACCCATCCGTGATCCGTTCAAATCCTTGTCAGAAAAAAGGCGGAATCCTTGCCATGTTCGATTGGGATTACGACCGACAGTGACAGAACCCCTACCCAGGGCTGATAAATATTCAGCATATGGTCGCAAAATGAAACGCCCGGACGTGTCGGAGATCACAGCGGGATCTCGACCCGGTCCGGGCGTGTCATGGAGCGTCAGTTAGCCCTTGAACAGGGCAAATGTCCGAAATGGGACGGGGTGGACGGGGCGTCGGCCCGCGCCGGATACCTGCCTCAGACCCGGCGGATGGTCTTGATCGGCATGGCGTCGGCCTTCATCACCTTGACCACGTCACCGGTGCGCGGGGCGTGCACCACCAGGCCGTTGCCGATGTACATCGCCACGTGGTGCGCGTCGTTGTGGTAGATCACCAGGTCGCCGGGCTGGGCATTGGCGACGTTGGTACCGACGTTGGTGCCGACGGTCGCCTGGCTCTGCGAGGTACGCGGCAGCGAGACGCCGGCCTTCGCGTAGGCCCAGACCATCAGACCCGAGCAGTCGAAGGTGCTGGCGCCGGTGGCCCCCCAGACGTAGGCCGAACCGCGCTTGCTCATCGCGGCATCGACCGCGACGGCGGCATAGCCGCCGGGTGCGGGAAGGTTGGAGAGGTCGAAGCGGTCGTCGCTGCGCGAGGCCCGGTCGCCCATCACGGCGGCCCGGTCGGCCGCGCTGAGCTGGCTGAGCAGCTTCTGCGCGTCCTTGAGCTTGGACTGGACCTCGGTCTTGGCGTCGTTCAGCGCCTGGGTGCTGCGGTCCAGCTCGGCGAGGACGGCCGCGGCCTCCTGCTTCTGCTGGTCCAGCCGGCGCTGCTGGTCCTTCAGCGACTTCAGGGTGTCCGCCTGGGTGCTGGCGGCCTGCTCGAAGCTGGACGCCTGCGCCAGGTAGCCGTCCGGGTTGGTGGAGAGCATCAGCTGCATCGACGGGTCCATGCCGCCGGAGCGGTACTCCTGGCCGGCCACCGCGGCCAGCCCGGAGGCCAGCTCGGTCATCTGGCCCTGGCCGCGCGCGACCTGGTCCTGCAGCTGGTCGGCCTGCTTGCGCAGCTGGTCCGACCGCTCCTTGGCGCCGTTGTAGCGCTCGGCGGCCTGCTCCTGCTCCTCCAGCAGCTTGTCGACCTGCGCCTTGACCTCGTCCTTGTTCGGCTTGGCGGGCGCCGCGTGGGCGCTGACCTGGGCGGACAGGGCGACCGCGGTCGCTGCTGCAGCGGTCAGCACGGTCACCCGTGCGCGGCTCGGCTGCTTCGGACGG
Proteins encoded:
- a CDS encoding glycosyltransferase family 4 protein, with product MHKTLIVTNDFPPRPGGIQAFVHNMAVRQPAGSIVVYASTWRDGSEVAKFDAEQPFPVIRDRTKMMVPTPRVTRRAAEILKAEGCSSVWFGAAAPLGLMAPALRRAGADRLLGMTHGHEAAWAQLPGSRQLLRRIGAGTDTLTYLGEYTRSRIAAAVGPQVADRMVQLPPGVDEQTFRPDSGGAAIRERLGLTDRPVVVCVSRLVPRKGQDTLIAAMPQILAEVPDAVLLIVGGGPYRGELEKLADATGVRASVRFTGAVPWEELPAHYGAGDVFAMPCRTRRGGLDVEGLGIVYLEASATGLPVVAGDSGGAPDAVLEGESGYVVPGRSAEVTAERIVRLLQDEALRRRMGEAGRRWVERSWRWDLLAGRLTSLLAG
- a CDS encoding glycosyltransferase 87 family protein produces the protein MELAPVGRAERSAGSTALPPSTPTPAGGALWGLGAGWIATRVLIVLMVLGILRISNADVSTDVSVIYHGWFEVLRTGTFPLDDVTWQYPPGAALVIMLPGVLPWSYLVSFFVLCGLFDLLTMGLLMRVGARRGRSFTGAWMWVVGVPLLGPTVYCRYDIIVTAITVVGLLAVMRRPALGGLLLGLGALIKVWPVLALTGTPRGRRTRRSWTATVATAAALGFLLTAGMNGAFDFLKFQKERGIEIESLGALPLHFARLFGSWDGQVTMNYGAQEMLGPWVPVIAKLSLAGTAIGFGWLLVWRLRATRWQAATPFDAALAALLVFTVTSRVISPQYMIWLIGLAAVCLTVRGTSQKPVAVLILVAAVLTTLEFPLLFGQVQRSQALGVAVISARNLTLLAATLISCRRLWRSTRRVEPATTVVLPTAEPTPVGYPVRPGIAYEQALLDGLDQPVGRGTAS
- a CDS encoding carbohydrate kinase family protein, yielding MSEYEVLVVGGVGVDTIVRVDRMELPDSDSVHVPPVHDYVGHTGNGVALGCHTLGLRTKFIDFLGDDPQGALVLAAYRRHGLDFSHLVSPAGTPRGVNLVDAAGRRLSFYDGRHPAGLRLPREFWLPFLERAGHVHLSITGVNRDLYPDIRRLGLSCSTDLHAWDGANDHHRFYALNSDLVFLSTAGCRGRHEEVMRTVLAEGRAELVVATAGEHGSYLLTREQDEVRHFPPADPGLPIVDSNGAGDAFVTGFLAGRLAGHPPEACMRAGAVAGAYACTRAGTHTALIGPEPLAAALAAEQPDRALTEHP
- a CDS encoding NlpC/P60 family protein, whose amino-acid sequence is MTVHRRPQLPGVRRLARALAVTAAATTALGVTVAGSAQALPGPPAEPIAKKDVKAQVDQLYDEAEQASERYNAAQECQRRLQTEAAALQSQIAGGQEELNRLRQDLGALAGAQYRSGVMNPGVRLMLDSDPAAYLARARALDQATARQNDTLRQVLDRQRRLDQRRDEATAKLAELEEVRRSLAESKSEVRQRLLKAQRLLSSLGAVERARMVADDARAAEQRATRGTDRLDLGDLPPSSGRAAAALAAAVSKIGSPYVYGSTGPRAFDCSGLMYWSWRQAGVTLPRTSQAQAYAGQRISLGEARPGDLVIFYKDMHHVGMYAGGGVVVHAPYPGAQVRYESVNAMPVAGVVRV
- a CDS encoding NlpC/P60 family protein: MASHRRPKPAGRARVSILTAAAATAVALSSQSGAHADPAPTKDQVKAQVDALNEQAEVKTEEFNAAVEKEQNLQKQVSQIQDQVARQQAQVSTIQGSLGEIAAEQYRTGGIPQTVQLMLSASPDSFLNQAGAMNQVGSSQADVLKAFKDEQGKLDQQKHEAEQKLAELDATTKRLKADKEEVQAKIAKATALLESLSQKERDELAAAEAKAAAEAKAKATAAAPSTERASRDSARTDVAVNVPAGTHAAAAIAAAQSKLGSPYSYGAAGPSSFDCSGLMKWAYAQAGVSLPRTSQDQRGAGTNVGTNIANAQPGDLIIYKSDASHVALYVGNGQVIHAPHTGAVVRYESATMASINAIVRP
- a CDS encoding NlpC/P60 family protein, producing MASHRRPKQPSRARVTVLTAAAATAVALSAQVSAHAAPAKPNKDEVKAQVDKLLEEQEQAAERYNGAKERSDQLRKQADQLQDQVARGQGQMTELASGLAAVAGQEYRSGGMDPSMQLMLSTNPDGYLAQASSFEQAASTQADTLKSLKDQQRRLDQQKQEAAAVLAELDRSTQALNDAKTEVQSKLKDAQKLLSQLSAADRAAVMGDRASRSDDRFDLSNLPAPGGYAAVAVDAAMSKRGSAYVWGATGASTFDCSGLMVWAYAKAGVSLPRTSQSQATVGTNVGTNVANAQPGDLVIYHNDAHHVAMYIGNGLVVHAPRTGDVVKVMKADAMPIKTIRRV